One Archangium violaceum genomic window, GATGGCGTCCTTGCTGGGAAAGTACTGGTACAGCGAGCCGATGCTGATGCCCGCGCGCCGGGCCACGGCGTTGGTCGTGTATCCCTCGAAGCCCTCCGTCTCCAGAATGCGAGCAGCCGCCTCCAGCACGGCGGCAACGGTCGCCGCCGAGCGGCTCTGGCGGGGCTTCTTCCTCGGGTCCAGCGTGGGGGGAGTGGTTCGGGGGGCCATGGGAGAAAGCGAGTAGCGAACGTGAGCTTTTGCTCGCATCTTATCCCTCGCAAGCCACTCACACCAGAGGGACCCATGAAGAACCGCATGGAAGATGAAGCGTTGCTGCCCGCCGTCGTGACGGCCGTCCAGGCTGCGGGACGCCACCTGAAGAATCGTTTCTCCTTCGACTCCCGCCTGGGAAACAGGGAGGAAATCGTCGCCGCGATCCACGCCAACGACGTGGAATCGTCAGGACTTCTGCGCGAGGGGTTGAGGCAAGCGCGCCCGGGCGCGGGGTGGATCGAGGACGAGCTCGCGGTGGGCCCGTTGCCGCCCGGAGAGTGGTGGGTCACGGACCCCGTGGAGGGCAACATCAATCACATCCACGGGATGGCTGACTGGTGTGTCACGGCGACGCTGGTGCGGGACAACACGCCAGTGCTCACCGTGGTGTACCTGCCCATGACGGGCGACACCTATACCGCGCTCCGGGGCGGCGGCGCCCATCTCAATGGGGTACGCCTGCACGCGTCGGCCAAGACGAAGCTGGACGCGGCCCTGGTCGGGACCGGTCAGGCGATGCCGGGCGAGAGCCGTGAAACCCACCGCCGGATCGGCGAGTCCGTCACCGCGATGCTCGAAGGCGCCCTGGTCCTGCGCGTGTCGGTGCCGGCCACCCTGCAACTCATCCAGGTCGCGGCCGGGCGGATGGACATCTTCTGGCAGTACAGCCAGGTCCTCTCCGGTCTGCTGGCGGGCGCCCTACTGGTCGAGGAAGCCGGCGGCAGGGTTACCGACACGCACGGCCGTCCGTGGAGCCTGGCGAGTGGCGACTTCCTGGCCGCCGCCGCGAACCTCCATGCCGCCTCGGTCGAGGTGTTGTCCCGGCTCGCCTGACGCGTGCCATTCCCCCCAGCCCCCTCTCTGAACGGAGAACACCCATGAACCGCATTGGAATCCTCGGCTCGGGCCGTGTCGCCACGGCCCTCGCTACCAGGCTCGCGACCGCCGGGCACGACGTAACGATCGGAACGCGGAATGTCGCTGGCACGTCAGCGAAGTGGACCGGACCGGCGGTCACGTTCGCGGCTCCTCCCCAGACCGCGCGCGAGGCCTCTCTCATCATCAACGCAACGCCTGGAGACACCAGCCTGGAGCGGCTCGGTGCCCTCCGCGAGGCGTTGGACGGAAAGATCCTGGTGGATGTCTCGAACGCCACCCGGCGTGGCGCGGAGGGACTGCCGGCGGGATTGAGCTTTCCCGACAGCAGTCTGGCCGAGCACCTGCAACACGCCCTGCCCGGCACTCGTGTCGTCAAGACGCTCAACACCATGCTCTTCTCCGTCATGGTCAACCCGCGTGGCCTCGCCCATCCCCCGACCGCGTTCCTGTCAGGCAACGACGAGGGCGCGAAGGCGACCGTCCGCCAGCTGCTTCACGACCTCGGCTGGCCTCCCGATTGGATCGAGGATCTGGGAGACATCTCCACCGCCCGGGGAGCGGAAGCGCTCATCCTGCTCGTGCCACACATCCTCCGCGGCCGCGGTTTCGCCCCCTTCGCGCTCACGGTCGCGAGGTGAAGGGACTTCAGGTCTCGACGTCGCGAAGCCAGGCGACGCGCGTGGGGGAGACCAGGAGGAGTTCCTCGAACCTGATGGCGTGGTCATCGAAGCCCAGGTGCGGCTCGATGGCCCACAGGCCCGTCATGTCTTCCTGGTGATGACGGCTCAGGGCCTGGCCGGAGCCGCCTCAGGCGAAGAGCTCGAGGAACGTCCGGGCTCCGCGTTGGGCCAGCGCTCGCGCGAGCGGACTGGCGGCCACGAGCCGCACCCGGTGGCCGAGGAACGAGTAGTCGGACGTCTCGTGGATGGCGCGCGTCCAGAAGCTCGCCGCGCGTTTGCGCTGAGCGGCCGGGGGCTCACGCCTTGCGTTAGCCGACAATGCGATGACCACTGGCTCAACACCACGCGTGCTGGGGTGGCCCCTGCGCTGCAGCCAGCTGCGCAGGCCTCGTGGGCTGTGACAGGTTCTCCACAATGGCGCGCACTGCGTTGGGGGCCGTCGGGTACTCCAACACCCGGCTCCTGCCTCCACTCCATGCACACGTAAGACATCCCATGCGAACGTCTTCCTCAGGAGTTCCGCCCAGTCCACTCGCGGCGTCCTCTCCTTCTGCGGCTCCTCCTGGCCGCGGCCTCAAGCGCCACGCTCGCCTCCCCCGCTCCTGCTGCTTGGGGGATATTGCATTGCCGCCATGTGAGCGATAACAATGCGGGGATGACCCGAAAAATCAGGTTTGCAGCTCTGGCGGTTCTCACCACAGCTTCCCTGACGATGGCCGCGACCGAGGCCCCCCTCGCGGACCCGCTGGCCGCGTACCCGAATCCCGGACGCGTCACCGGCGACATTGGCATCCACGATCCATCCATGGTCAAGACCCCGGCGGGGACGTACCTGGCCGTGTCCACGGGACCCAATTTGCAGCTCAAGACGTCGGCCGACCGCACGGCCTTCCGCAACGCGGGCGCGGTCTTCCCGAACGGCGCGGCCTGGACCACCGCATACACCGGCGGCAGCCGCGACCTCTGGGCGCCGGACATATCCTACCGGAACGGCCGTTACTACCTCTACTACTCGGCCTCGACGTTCGGCTCGAACCGCTCGGCGATCTTCCTGGCCACCAGCACGACCGGCGCCTCCGGTTCGTGGACCCATCAGGGGTTGGTGATCGAGTCCTCGCCAGGCAATGACTACAACGCCATCGATCCCAACCTTTACGTCGACCCGCAGGGCCGCTGGTGGCTGACGTTCGGCTCGTTCTGGTCGGGGATCAAGATGATCGCGCTCGACGCCTCTACCGGCAAGCGCTCGGACAACACGATCCGTTCCATCGCCGGGCGCGGCGGAGGAGCGATCGAGGCGCCTTTCCTCACCCGGCGCGGGTCGTACTACTACCTGTGGGTGTCGTTCGATCGGTGCTGCCAGGGCGCGTCGAGCACCTACCGGATCATGGTCGGCCGCTCGACGAGCGTGACCGGGCCGTTCGTGGACCGCAATGGCACGGTGATGACTGCCGGCGGGGGAACCGAGATCCTGGCCGGGCACGGCTCGATCCACGGCCCTGGGCATCAGGCGGTGCTGACGGACAATGACGCGGACGTGCTGGTGTATCACTACTACACGGACAGCGGTGCGCCCACTCTGGGGATCAACCTCATCGGTTACGACTCCCAGGGATGGCCCTTTGTCTATTGAGGGCATGCATCGCGAGAGGTTTCACCCCTGGCGGAGGCACCTGGGCCGCCATATGCCGCGACAGATCCAGCCCGGTGAGCAGAACGAAGTCCTGGAACGTGCTCCTGAAGTGGACCCCTATCATGCTCAGACATCTCCTGTTTGGCCGCGCCGCTTGCCTGCTGGCAGGCGCCGCGATCGTTGGTATTGCCACCCCCGCCACCGCCCAGTACCAGCGTGAGACACTTGGACGCGGCGTCGTTGCCGTGCCCGCATCGAACGGCGGCACCCTGGTCTCCTGGCGCCTGCTGGCCACAGACCCGGCCGGCGTCGGCTTCCACGTCTACCGCGATGGCACCAGGCTCACGACGACTCCGCTCACCGACCGCACCAACATGCGTGACACGCGGGGCACGCCGAGCTCCACCTACACCGTTCGCGCGGTCGTGAACGGCAGCGAGCAGGAGGCCTCCCCCGCAGCCGCGATCTGGTCTGGCGGCTATCTCAACATCCCACTGCAGAAGCCCGCCGGCGGCACCACGCCCGACGGCGTCGCCTACACATATGTGGCGAACGACGCGAGCGTCGGCGATCTCAATGGCGATGGACAGTACGAGCTCGTGCTGAAGTGGGACCCGACCAACGCCAAGGACAACAGCCAATCGGGCTACACCGGCAATGTCTACATCGACGCCTATCAATTGAACGGCACCCGGCTGTGGCGGATCGACCTCGGCCGCAACATCCGCGCGGGCGCGCACTACACGCAGTTCCAGGTGTTCGACTATGACGGCAACGGCCGCGCCGAGGTCGTGATGAAGACCGCCGACGGCACCGTCGACGGCCAGGGCCGCGTCATCGGCAATGCGAGCGCGGACCATCGCAACAGCGCGGGCTACGTCCTCGCCGGCCCCGAATTCCTCACGGTGTTCGAAGGCACCACCGGCCGCGCGCTGTCCACCGTCAACTACGTCGTGCCGCGCCACCCCGATACGCAGAATCCTTCGCCGAGCCAGCTCAACAGCATCTGGGGCGACAACTACGGCAACCGCGCCGACCGCTTCCTCGCCGCCACCGCCTATCTCGATGGCAGCCGTCCCAGCATCATCATGGCGCGCGGGTACTACACCCGCACCACCGTCACCGCCTGGGACTTCCGCAACGGCTCGCTCACCCAGCGCTGGCTGTTCGACAGCCGGGCGCTCGGCGACTCACGCTATTCCGGCCAGGGCAACCATCAGCTCAGCATCGCCGACGTCGATGGCGACGGCCGCGATGAAATCCTGTATGGCGCCATGGCCTTGGACGACAACGGCACGCGGCTGTGGTCCAGTGGCCTCGGCCATGGCGACGCGATGCACGTCTCTGATCTCATCCCGTCGCGCCCTGGCCTCGAACGGTTCGGTGTCCATGAGAGCCCGGGCAGCAACGGCGGCATCGGCGCCGCGATGCTCGACGCGCGCACCGGCCAGCGCATCTGGACGAGTTCCGCCTCCAGCGATGTCGGCCGCGGCATCTCGGCCGACATCGATCCGCGCCACCCCGGCGCCGAGGCGTGGGCGTCCAACTCGAGCACGCTCTACAACTCCACCGGCCAGAACATCGGCACGCGCCCCGGCCCGATGAACTTCGCCATCTGGTGGGATGGAGACAAGCAGCGCGAGCTGCTCGACGGCGTCACCATCAGCAAGTGGAACTACACGGAGCAGACGCTCTCGACGTTGCTCTCGCCCTCGGGCACCGCGTCCAATAACGGCACCAAGGCCAACCCGGTGCTCAGCGCCGACATCCTCGGTGACTGGCGTGAGGAGCTGATCGTTCGGACCACCGACAGCACGGCGCTGCGCATCTATTCCTCGCCGTATTCGTCCAACTACCGCTACGTCACGCTGATGCACGATCCGGTGTACCGGCTCGGCGTCGCCTGGCAGAACACCGCCTACAACCAGCCGCCGCACCTCAGCTACTTCATCGGCGACAACTGACGCCGGAAGGACTCCCGCCGCGCCCAGCGGCGGGAGGTCTCCTGGAGCAGGTCTCAAGACAGTTCGAGAGCCATCTCCCACGGCGAGAGCGGTGAGGGCCGGCCCCTCCGCCGCCCGAGCTGGTGTCAAAGCACTCGAAATGCGGGACGAGACTCGGAGGGGACGGGTGGACCGGAGACGGTGGAATTGGAGGTGGCACCCCTTGCTTGGGGGAGCTGGTCCTGCAAGGGCGTCGGCCGCCGCCTCCTCCCGCCGCCTCCTGCTCGCGGGTCCCCGTGACGTGGAACGTCAGCGCGGCGTGAGCTTGAGCAGCTTGCCGTTGGTGGCGTCGGTGAGCAGGTAGAGCGCTCCCTCGGGGCCCTGCACCACCTCGCGGATGCGCTCCCTGCGCTCCGTGAGCAACCGCTCCTCGCCCACCACAAGGTCATTCCTTATCATGAGCCGCACCAGCGCCTGGCTGGACAGGCCGCCGATGAAGACGTTGTTCTTCCACTCGGGGAACAGGTCTCCGGAGTAGATGGTCATGCCCGAGGGGGAAATCACCGGCTCCCAGTAGTACACGGGCTGCTCCATGCCCGGAGCCTGGGTGCTCTGGTGGATGGGCGCGCCGGAGTACTCCTCGCCGTAGCCGATGGTGGGCCAGCCGTAGTCCTTGCCCGCCTCGGGCCGGTTGAGCTCGTCACCCCCTTGCGGACCCATCTCCACCGTCCACAGTCGCTTCTGGCTGTCGAGCGCCGCCGACAGGATGTTGCGGTGGCCCACCGACCAGATCTCCGGCTTGGCTCCCGGGGTGTTCACGAACGGGTTGTCCTGGGGCACCGAGCCGTCGGGGTTGATGCGGACCACCTTGCCAAAGTGGCTCTTCACGTCCTGCGCCTGCTTGCGGCCCTCGAGGATGGAGCGCTCACCCAGGGTGACGAACAGCTTGTTGTCGGGGGTGAACACGAGCCGTCCGCCCGCGTGCAGGGTCGACTCGAGCGTGGGCATCATGCGGAAGATGACCGCACGTTCTCCACGCGCGGCCGCGGGCCATCCACGAGCTTCGCGCGCGCCACCGCCAGACCGTTGCCGCCCTGGCGGGGCTCGTAATAGGTCCAGTAGATGAGGCCGCTCTGGGCGTAGTCGGGACCGATCTCCACGTCGAGCAGGCCTCCCTGCCCACGACCATCCACGCGCGGCAGTCCCGCGACGGCGGGGGACTTCGCGCCCTGGGGCGTGACGATGTAGAGGGCGCCCGTGGGCTTCTCCGTCACCAGCATGCGCTTGTCGGGCAGGAAGGCGATGGCCCAGGGGTTCCTGAAGCCCGAGGCAATCTCGGTGACCTGGATGGCCGTCTTCGACTTGACTTCCGGGGCGCGCGTCTGACCGGGGAAGGCCGGTTGGAACTCGGGCACGTTGGGAGGACCCGTCGGTACGGGGGGCCGCTGGGAAGGGGTTCTTCCAGCGGGAGGCTCGCGTCTTTGGTGGTTTGCGGCGTGCCGTCCGGGTTGTCGGGGGGCTGATTTCCGCGACCCGACAGCAAGGCGGCGACGATGAAGCTCATCGACAAGGTTCGCATATGACTCTCTCCTCAGTGGTGCTGGGTCAGCACAGAGGCGGTGGACGATACGGATTCAGCGTCCATGCGGGAGCAGGCTCGTATGTCTCCTTTCCGTGACTGCTCGAGGCACAACACCACGCGTGCTGGGGTGGCCCCTGCACTGCAGCCAGCGGCAGCAGGCCGCGTGGGCAACTCCAGGTGCTCCACACTGGCGCGCAC contains:
- a CDS encoding inositol monophosphatase family protein, which translates into the protein MKNRMEDEALLPAVVTAVQAAGRHLKNRFSFDSRLGNREEIVAAIHANDVESSGLLREGLRQARPGAGWIEDELAVGPLPPGEWWVTDPVEGNINHIHGMADWCVTATLVRDNTPVLTVVYLPMTGDTYTALRGGGAHLNGVRLHASAKTKLDAALVGTGQAMPGESRETHRRIGESVTAMLEGALVLRVSVPATLQLIQVAAGRMDIFWQYSQVLSGLLAGALLVEEAGGRVTDTHGRPWSLASGDFLAAAANLHAASVEVLSRLA
- a CDS encoding NADPH-dependent F420 reductase, which produces MNRIGILGSGRVATALATRLATAGHDVTIGTRNVAGTSAKWTGPAVTFAAPPQTAREASLIINATPGDTSLERLGALREALDGKILVDVSNATRRGAEGLPAGLSFPDSSLAEHLQHALPGTRVVKTLNTMLFSVMVNPRGLAHPPTAFLSGNDEGAKATVRQLLHDLGWPPDWIEDLGDISTARGAEALILLVPHILRGRGFAPFALTVAR
- a CDS encoding arabinan endo-1,5-alpha-L-arabinosidase, with amino-acid sequence MTRKIRFAALAVLTTASLTMAATEAPLADPLAAYPNPGRVTGDIGIHDPSMVKTPAGTYLAVSTGPNLQLKTSADRTAFRNAGAVFPNGAAWTTAYTGGSRDLWAPDISYRNGRYYLYYSASTFGSNRSAIFLATSTTGASGSWTHQGLVIESSPGNDYNAIDPNLYVDPQGRWWLTFGSFWSGIKMIALDASTGKRSDNTIRSIAGRGGGAIEAPFLTRRGSYYYLWVSFDRCCQGASSTYRIMVGRSTSVTGPFVDRNGTVMTAGGGTEILAGHGSIHGPGHQAVLTDNDADVLVYHYYTDSGAPTLGINLIGYDSQGWPFVY
- a CDS encoding rhamnogalacturonan lyase, encoding MLRHLLFGRAACLLAGAAIVGIATPATAQYQRETLGRGVVAVPASNGGTLVSWRLLATDPAGVGFHVYRDGTRLTTTPLTDRTNMRDTRGTPSSTYTVRAVVNGSEQEASPAAAIWSGGYLNIPLQKPAGGTTPDGVAYTYVANDASVGDLNGDGQYELVLKWDPTNAKDNSQSGYTGNVYIDAYQLNGTRLWRIDLGRNIRAGAHYTQFQVFDYDGNGRAEVVMKTADGTVDGQGRVIGNASADHRNSAGYVLAGPEFLTVFEGTTGRALSTVNYVVPRHPDTQNPSPSQLNSIWGDNYGNRADRFLAATAYLDGSRPSIIMARGYYTRTTVTAWDFRNGSLTQRWLFDSRALGDSRYSGQGNHQLSIADVDGDGRDEILYGAMALDDNGTRLWSSGLGHGDAMHVSDLIPSRPGLERFGVHESPGSNGGIGAAMLDARTGQRIWTSSASSDVGRGISADIDPRHPGAEAWASNSSTLYNSTGQNIGTRPGPMNFAIWWDGDKQRELLDGVTISKWNYTEQTLSTLLSPSGTASNNGTKANPVLSADILGDWREELIVRTTDSTALRIYSSPYSSNYRYVTLMHDPVYRLGVAWQNTAYNQPPHLSYFIGDN